The Wansuia hejianensis genomic interval TCCGATTTTTCCGAGGAATCCACTTCGTGGGCCGTATCATTCTCCGGCTTATAGACAAACTTTGCCCAATGCCCTGTATCCTGATCAACCGTCGTCCAGCTGTTTTCCGTCACATCTTTATAGATGACGCTGCCGTCATCCGCAGGATCCAGTTCGGTGCACAGAAGATCCAGGCCGCTTTTTCTAAACACTTCCACCGTATCTGCAGAAAGCCGTTCGATAAATTCGGCGCGGTTCTCTTCCGCCATGCACTCAGCCATATAATGCTTAAGCCAGCCGCCTTCTCCAGTGACAGCCTGCCTACCCAGTATTTCGCTGGAAACCGGAGACATGATATGCATCTCCCCCACCGGCACCCTGTCCGCCTCTTTATGCGCATAGGCGAGTTTTACTCTTTCTTTTGAAGTCATCTTCTACCTCCTCTATTCTAATTTTATTTTCAGTTTATTTTTCTACCAGGGCGACGGCTCTGACCGGGCTCCCACTGCTTTGCTCCACATTCAGCGGCAGGCAGATAAAATAAGACAGTGCCGGGAGCAGATCCAGGTTTGCGACATTTTCCATGATTAAAATATCGTTATCCAGCAATATATAGTGGCACCAGTAACGGTCTGTGCCGTCATAATCCAGGGCAATGGCGTCATTTCCCACGATCTTCACCTTTCTGGAAAGCAAATATTCCGCCGCGCTTTTTCCAAGACCTGAATAACCGGCGTTGATGGACTCCAGATCTCCGTTCCTCCAGGCGTTCATCAGCCCGAAGTTAAAGAACACCACATCTCCCTTTCTGATTTCTATGTGCTGTTTCTCCCAGCTCCGTATATCTACATCGGTCACCTCATAGTTTCTTGGATGATCAGAAAAGTCCAGAGTAACGCACCGGCCCATGAAATGCCGGAGCGGAATCTCGGGCATAAACACATGTCCCGGTCCCTCCTGAATAAAGTGTGCCGGAGAATCTATATGGGTCCCGCAGTGTTCATGTATTTTCAGCTGGTAATTCAGAGAGCCTTTCTCATAATCCTCCCACAGGACATGCTCAAACGGCGCATGGGTCGGCCAGATCGGCATACCCTCCTGGTACATGTGGGACAGATCCACAATCTCAAATTCTTCCATGACTTTGCAGAAATCTTCGATTTTCATAGATATCCTCCTTTCACCCTTCAAAATCAATTAATATCTTCAGCGCATTCTTATCTGTTCTGGCGTGGTGAAATGCCTCTACCGCTTTTTCTTTCGGATATATCTCGGAAATCATCTGCATGAGCTGCTCATTCAGCACGCCCCTGTTTACCAGCTTCACCGCTTCACTCATGCTTCTGGAACAGGAATTCCGGACTCCCAGGAAATTAATTTCGTTAAATATAATCCTGCTCACGTTGAAATCGTGAAAATTCACGCCCGGCATTCCCACCTGTACCAGCGTGGCCCCAGGCTTAACCATGTCCAGGCAGTCCTGAAATCCGCCCTCGACGCCAGAGACCTCGAATACCTTGTCAAACAGCTTTCCACGTGTGAGCTGTGCGCACTGCCTGCTGAAGTCTTCTGACTTCCGGTCGAGCACTGTAAATCCAAACCGCTTGCCAGTTTCAATCCTTCCATCATTGATTTCCGACAGAACCACTCTGGCTCCGGACAGCCGTGCCACCATGCCGATCAGCAGGCCAATGGTTCCGCAGCCTGATATGAACACCTCTTCTCCGGCCTGGACTTTTGCTCTTCTGACATCATGCACGCCGATCGTCAAAGGCTCTACCAGTGCTGCCGCTCTCATATCTACGTCATCCTCAAAACGCAGCAGCCTGTCGGCGCGGACTTTTATGTATTCTCTGAACATCCCGTGGATTTCTGTTCCCATAATCTTCACGTGTTCGCAGAGATTCTCTCTCCCATTACGGCAGTTGTCACAGACCCCGCAGCCATTCACTGCATGTACGGTTACCTTGTCGCCTGGTTTCAGGTCCGCCCTTCTCTTTGAATGAATCTGGCAGACGGTCCCGCAGCATTCATGGCCCAGGATCAGCGGAACCTTTGCCCTGGCATTA includes:
- a CDS encoding cyclase family protein; this translates as MKIEDFCKVMEEFEIVDLSHMYQEGMPIWPTHAPFEHVLWEDYEKGSLNYQLKIHEHCGTHIDSPAHFIQEGPGHVFMPEIPLRHFMGRCVTLDFSDHPRNYEVTDVDIRSWEKQHIEIRKGDVVFFNFGLMNAWRNGDLESINAGYSGLGKSAAEYLLSRKVKIVGNDAIALDYDGTDRYWCHYILLDNDILIMENVANLDLLPALSYFICLPLNVEQSSGSPVRAVALVEK
- a CDS encoding zinc-dependent alcohol dehydrogenase, which produces MKSLLMPEIGKLELIEDELPVCGEEEAVVRIKYAGICGSDLHIIAGDNARAKVPLILGHECCGTVCQIHSKRRADLKPGDKVTVHAVNGCGVCDNCRNGRENLCEHVKIMGTEIHGMFREYIKVRADRLLRFEDDVDMRAAALVEPLTIGVHDVRRAKVQAGEEVFISGCGTIGLLIGMVARLSGARVVLSEINDGRIETGKRFGFTVLDRKSEDFSRQCAQLTRGKLFDKVFEVSGVEGGFQDCLDMVKPGATLVQVGMPGVNFHDFNVSRIIFNEINFLGVRNSCSRSMSEAVKLVNRGVLNEQLMQMISEIYPKEKAVEAFHHARTDKNALKILIDFEG